ACCTGAAGTTAAAGAGCGTGCTAAAGAGAAAGGTCTTACTGCTCTTGATGCAACTTGTCCCGACGTGACAAACACGCATAATTTAATCCGGGACAAGGTAGCTGAAGGCTACGAAATTATTTATGTCGGTAAAAAAGGCCACCCTGAACCTGAAGGGGCCATGGGTGTTGCTCCAGGTAAAGTCCATCTTGTCCAAACGGAAGAAGATGTAGACAATCTTAACATCGATCACGATAAATTAATGGTTACTAACCAGACAACCATGAGTCAATGGGATGTTTATGATGTGATGGAAAAAGCGAAAGAAAAGTATCCTCAGCTGGAAAAACATCAGGAAATTTGTATGGCTACTCAGGTTCGTCAGGAAGCTGTTTCTGAACAAGCCAAGGAAGCTGATCTTACATTAGTAGTTGGAGATCCTAAAAGTAATAATTCAAACCGCTTAGCTCAAGTATCCATGGAAAAAGCAGGTACCCAGGCATATCGGATAAGTGATGTGACCGAAATCGACCTGGATTGGCTGGAAGGCGTTCAGAAAGTAGCCGTTACAGCAGGTGCTTCCACCCCCACGCCAATAACTAAAGAAGTTATAAAATTCATTGAACAATATGACTTAAATGACGTGGACACTTGGATTCGCGAATCCAAAGTGGAACAGAAAAAGATTCTGCCGCGTGTGAAAACTAAAAAGAAAAGCCAAGTAAAAGAATAAACGATCTGACAAGCTGTGCGGACATATAATGTCCGCACATTTTTATATCTTTAGCTTTAAACTTTACTTCCTACCAATGGTTCGAAACTGATTTTTGATCAATCAGGTGCTTGTTTTTTAAAATTATCATTGTGGCGTATTCTTAAACTATTCATTGAACGAACGCACCCTGACCTCTCTACACAAAAGTAAAAGGTTCAGTATTGGATTCAGAAAGAATAACGGATATACGCTGCTGCCATTTATCTTCTAAGTATTTCTTGATCTCAGCACAGACTATCTTTTCTACATGGTGGCCCGGATCGATCAATGAAAGTCCCATTTCCATAGCATCTTGAGCTGCATGAAAAGTCATATCCCCTGTAATATAAACATCCGCTCCGTTCGCTTTTGCTGCATGGATATATTTTTCTCCACTGCCCCCGAGAAGAGCAGCTTTTTTGATCATTTTTGAACCTTCCCCCGTCATCCGTACAGCAGGGACATTGTATTTTTCTTTTACTTTTTCACACAACTCCTTCAACTCCATCGGTTCCTTTAAGTGGCCAATACGTCCCACACCTTTATCTTCTCCTTGATTTAAAAGAGGATAAAGATCATAAGCGACTTCCTCATAAGGATGAGCTTTCTCCATTGCAGCCAGAACACCATTTAATTTTGATTTAGGTACAATGGTTTCTATTCGTTTCTCCTCCACAATCTCAAGATCGTCGACGTGGCCGATGTAGGGATTTGAGCCTTCTTGAGGCTTAAAGGTACCTTGACCCGATAACTGATACGTACAATGGCTGTACTGTCCTATATGACCAGCCCCTGCCTCGCTGATAGAATTCCTTACTTCTTCCGCATGGTCTTCAGGTACAAAAACGGTCAGTTTAACCAGTTCATCTTGCCCCGTTGTCACTAATGGAGAGGTATCCTCAAGACCAATAGCTTCTGCCATCACATCGTTTACTCCGCCTGCTGCTACATCAAGATTAGTATGCGCTGCGTACACTGTAATGTCATGTTTGATAAGTTTTTGAATGACTCTTCCTTTAGGGGTGTCAAAATTAATTTGATGCAACTTTACAAATAACAAAGGGTGATGAGCAATAATCAAATCAACTTGCTTTCCAATAGCCTCGTCTACAACATTCTCAAGTACGTCAAGAGTTACCATTACTTTCTTTACTGGTTTATTCAGTGTACCGACCTGAAGTCCGACATTATCCCAATCAAAAGCCAGGTGCTTTGGAGACCAATTTTCAAACGACTGGATAATTTCACTTGCTGAGATCGTTCGATTCGTCATTATTCAAGTACCTCCTTTAACCAACTAATCTCTTTTTGTAACTGGGTAATTTTATCTTCATTTACCACTGTAGCCTGCTTAACTTGAGACAGAACATACTCTTTTTTCTCAAGTTCCGATTTACACTTTGTGTTAAATGCCCTTTCAGCTTTTTTCAGAAGATGAGGACCAAGCCACAATTGTTTCTCCACATGTGAAGAATCATAAGAGGCAGCGGGCTCCCCTCTGTCACCTACTAGAATTTCATATATGTGACCGTTTTCTTCCAATATTAATTCATCCACTAAGTCATAACCATTTTGAAAAAACCAACGCCTTACTGAAGGAGCATCTATATTAGGCTGAGCTATAATTCGCTCGGTTTCGGAAAGCTTCTCCTTACCTCTTTCTAATATATCCCTTATTAGGGGGCCTCCCATTCCCGCGATAACGATCTGGTGGACTTCATTCTCCTTTAAAACCTGTAAACCATCCCCCAGGCGAACATCTATCCGATCTTCCAAACCACGATCTTTCACTTCTTTCAACGCACTAGTGTAAGGCCCTTGATTGACTTCCCCTGCTATTGCCTGAGCGGAGGGATCATTCAAACAAACATAGCACGGAAGATAAGCATGGTCCGAGCCGATATCGGCAAAAAAAGCACCCTTAGGTAAATTTTCGGCTACATGGGTGAGCCGTTTGGATAACTGATTAACATTCATATTCTCTCTTCCCTCTCATAATAAAGAAAAGCTTTCTGATTGTCACAGAAAGCTTTCCAAGTATAAGTAACTATTTCTTTTCTGCTAACCATTTCGCCAGTGCTGCAGCCTTTTCACCTGTGTAAAGACCCGCTGGCATCGCAGAACCTTTACCATTCACGATAATATCCTGAATTTCTTCAGCAGAATAACGACTGCCTACTTCTGTTAGGTTTGGCCCTGTCCCGCCTTCTAAGTTTCCACCGTGACAGCTGGCACATTGTGACTGAAACATTTCTTCCGGATTGGCATTCGTTGTTTCTTCCTGTTGTTGTTCTCCACCGTTTTCTTCTTCATTCTGAATCGCTTCACGCTGGTTAATCCCTGCAGCAGAAACGATGATCATAGCTACTATACCTAAGACAGCGATAATAGCAAATGGAATCACAGGGTTTCTTCTCATTAGTTGCATCCTCCTTATGTATTCCTTAAGTTAGTATGGGCAAATCCATTCGGCTATATTTATTTTACTTGAAAAGTTCCACTTATTAAAGAGATAACTTGTGAAAAGTTACAAAACAACAGCTATAAAAAGGAAAAGGATCCCTATAACACTCGATATCATTAGATAATGAATTCTCCATCGTACACCGATCCCCATCCATAGGATACAATGAATGCTCGCCATTCCATATATCCATTGAGAGTTGATTGAGAGGGTGGAAACCAAGTTTAAGAAAAGCAGTAAGCATACAAGCAAACCTGTAATTAATGGAAAATGGTAAAGTACAGGGTAGGTACCTATTACATGCCGGAGAGCTAGAAAAGCAGTGAAAACAAAAGTCGACAAAAGCCCTGTTTGCAATATGAGGTTCATTTCAGTAAAATAAATGACAAGAAATGAAAGGGGTAACAAAATAAGGGTTAAAAGTGAAAACATCAGCGTGAGTACATTTCTTTTAGAGTTATTGAACTCTATCTCTCTGTCGCTGCTGTCTTTTTGCCCCTGCGTGTAAAGAGCTAACAGAAAATCGCAATATTCGCCTGGAAGTAGTCGATGTTCTTTCCAATAATGGATTTCATTAACAATGGTTTCTATACGATTTTCTTTCATACACAGTATCCCCCGCCAGTTAGAGAATTAAAAAACTCAGGCACCATCTAAGCACTATGCAGCCGATGGATACCTGAGTCATAACATCTTTTTATTCCATAAAGTCTTTCAGACGTTTACTACGGCTTGGATGTCTCAACTTGCGAAGCGCTTTTGCTTCAATTTGACGGATTCTCTCTCGCGTTACCCCAAACACTTTCCCTACTTCTTCAAGCGTACGCGTTCGTCCATCGTCTAATCCAAATCTTAAACGTA
The Halobacillus halophilus DSM 2266 DNA segment above includes these coding regions:
- the cccA gene encoding cytochrome c550 encodes the protein MRRNPVIPFAIIAVLGIVAMIIVSAAGINQREAIQNEEENGGEQQQEETTNANPEEMFQSQCASCHGGNLEGGTGPNLTEVGSRYSAEEIQDIIVNGKGSAMPAGLYTGEKAAALAKWLAEKK
- a CDS encoding Nif3-like dinuclear metal center hexameric protein, with protein sequence MTNRTISASEIIQSFENWSPKHLAFDWDNVGLQVGTLNKPVKKVMVTLDVLENVVDEAIGKQVDLIIAHHPLLFVKLHQINFDTPKGRVIQKLIKHDITVYAAHTNLDVAAGGVNDVMAEAIGLEDTSPLVTTGQDELVKLTVFVPEDHAEEVRNSISEAGAGHIGQYSHCTYQLSGQGTFKPQEGSNPYIGHVDDLEIVEEKRIETIVPKSKLNGVLAAMEKAHPYEEVAYDLYPLLNQGEDKGVGRIGHLKEPMELKELCEKVKEKYNVPAVRMTGEGSKMIKKAALLGGSGEKYIHAAKANGADVYITGDMTFHAAQDAMEMGLSLIDPGHHVEKIVCAEIKKYLEDKWQQRISVILSESNTEPFTFV
- a CDS encoding 4-hydroxy-3-methylbut-2-enyl diphosphate reductase encodes the protein MEVIKIAPRGYCYGVVDAMVIAQNAAKDPNLPRPIYILGMIVHNSHVTQAFEDEGIITVDGNNRMDLLDGINEGTVIFTAHGVSPEVKERAKEKGLTALDATCPDVTNTHNLIRDKVAEGYEIIYVGKKGHPEPEGAMGVAPGKVHLVQTEEDVDNLNIDHDKLMVTNQTTMSQWDVYDVMEKAKEKYPQLEKHQEICMATQVRQEAVSEQAKEADLTLVVGDPKSNNSNRLAQVSMEKAGTQAYRISDVTEIDLDWLEGVQKVAVTAGASTPTPITKEVIKFIEQYDLNDVDTWIRESKVEQKKILPRVKTKKKSQVKE
- a CDS encoding tRNA (adenine(22)-N(1))-methyltransferase, giving the protein MNVNQLSKRLTHVAENLPKGAFFADIGSDHAYLPCYVCLNDPSAQAIAGEVNQGPYTSALKEVKDRGLEDRIDVRLGDGLQVLKENEVHQIVIAGMGGPLIRDILERGKEKLSETERIIAQPNIDAPSVRRWFFQNGYDLVDELILEENGHIYEILVGDRGEPAASYDSSHVEKQLWLGPHLLKKAERAFNTKCKSELEKKEYVLSQVKQATVVNEDKITQLQKEISWLKEVLE